One segment of Sander vitreus isolate 19-12246 chromosome 20, sanVit1, whole genome shotgun sequence DNA contains the following:
- the ddx24 gene encoding ATP-dependent RNA helicase DDX24 yields the protein MKTKKMKPRTKRLSSGLQKPTKRSIHVKGKWEAVEIDPTLFSEEGLEGLVCFEELKDYRLIDSEKAAAKAANDLKREKKKTKKRKAGEGEEAGEKVDIESKEGEQTAEPAKKKAKNKKKNNKPTAKESDQPDNTSVEVTQKDVVAAEEAGGNKMPKEDASKDTAIISEPDAQSKPTKKSKKKKKKKKQQIKKDEIPETQPNQESPSELQALEKEKSTQDKLTKAPQNKKLMKNWTNAAHSGSYDKNADVSAWKDLFVPSPVLKALSSLGFSSPSPIQALALPPAIRDRMDVLGAAETGSGKTLAFGIPMIHAILEWKNGSEKPVDDNTELTTKVESLYLPAVDESTREEDKEDTMEAEGEEGESITEQDQGDTDSDDEHDDVEEKDEDKRLGCVHVIENAEFDFDPADEEEPAGGRSQPLLGLVLTPTRELAVQVKHHIDAVAKFTDIKTAILVGGMAQQKQRRMLNRRPEIVIATPGRLWDLIQERHPHLLNLRQLRCLVIDEADRMVERGHFAELESLLEMLNTVHFNPKRQTFVFSATLTMDHSLPTRLLQKKKKNLDQRNKLEVLMEKVGIKSKPKIIDLTRKEATVETLTETRIHCQKEEKDFYLYYFLLQFPGRTMVFANSIDCIKRLNSLLVILDCTPLPLHANMHQKQRLKNLERFAERDSCVLLTTDVAARGLDIPNVEHVIHYQVPRTSETYVHRSGRTARATKEGLSLLLIGPDDMMNFKKIYKSLGKDEELPMFPIEIKCMEAIKERVNLARRIEKIEFHNGREKQHNSWFRQAAEALEVDLDDDLLIGRAGDEEGDREQQKMVKGMKKHLKHLISQPVFKNLIKTRYPTQMGKLSLPHMPLAGRESALTKVSIQEKRRKSPQQKKQKKEQQ from the exons ATGAAGACAAAGAAGATGAAGCCCAGAACCAAGCGTCTGTCCTCCGGACTGCAAAAGCCAACCAAACGGAGCATCCATGTGAAAGGCAAATGGGAAGCTGTGGAGATTGATCCCACTCTCTTTTCCGAGGAGGGCTTGGAGGGTCTGGTGTGTTTTGAAGAGCTGAAAGATTACCGTCTGATAGACTCTGAGAAGGCTGCAGCTAAAGCAGCAAATGATCTGAaaagggagaagaagaaaaccaagaaaagaaaagccGGCGAGGGAGAGGAGGCTGGAGAGAAGGTAGATATCGAGAGCAAAGAGGGAGAGCAAACGGCTGAACCAGccaagaaaaaagccaaaaataagaagaaaaataacaaaCCGACTGCAAAGGAATCGGACCAACCAGATAACACTTCTGTAGAAGTGACACAGAAGGATGTAGTTGCAGCTGAGGAGGCAGGGGGAAATAAAATGCCTAAAGAAGACGCTTCAAAAGATACAGCAATTATTTCAGAACCCGATGCCCAATCAAAACCCACAAAGAAGagcaagaaaaagaagaagaaaaagaagcagcagATAAAAAAGGATGAAATCCCAGAGACACAGCCAAACCAGGAGTCTCCATCAGAACTTCAGGCtctggaaaaagaaaaatccactCAAGATAAATTGACAAAGGCCCCCCAAAACAAAAAGCTGATGAAGAATTGGACAAATGCAGCACATTCTGGCTCTTACGACAAAAATGCTGATGTTAGTGCATGGAAGGACCTGTTTGTTCCCTCCCCTGTGCTGAAGGCACTGAGCAGTCTTGGATTTAGCTCACCGAGCCCTATACAAGCCCTGGCTTTGCCTCCAGCTATCAGGGATCGTATGGATGTACTGGGGGCGGCTGAGACAG GAAGTGGGAAGACATTGGCTTTCGGTATTCCCATGATCCACGCCATCCTTGAGTGGAAGAACGGTTCAGAGAAACCTGTTGATGACAACACTGAGCTAACCACAAAGGTGGAGAGTTTGTATTTACCAGCTGTAGATGAGTCCACAAGAGAAGAAGACAAAGAGGACACCATGGAGGCTGAGGGAGAAGAGGGTGAAAGCATCACAGAGCAGGATCAAGGTGACACTGACAGCGATGATGAACATGATGACGTTGAAGAAAAAGATGAGGACAAGAGGCTAGGGTGTGTTCACGTAATCGAAAATGCAGAGTTTGACTTTGACCCCGCCGATGAAGAAGAACCTGCAGGTGGTCGGAGTCAGCCTCTGCTTGGACTGGTGCTGACTCCCACCAGGGAGCTGGCTGTTCAGGTCAAGCACCATATTGATGCTGTAGCAAAATTTACAG ACATCAAAACAGCGATTCTCGTGGGTGGAATGGCACAACAGAAACAAAGAAGGATGCTAAACCGAAGACCAGAGATCGTTATTGCCACTCCAGGTCGTCTGTGGGACTTGATCCAGGAGAGGCATCCACATCTGCTGAATTTAAGACAGCTCAG GTGCCTGGTCATTGATGAAGCAGATCGCATGGTGGAGAGAGGCCACTTTGCAGAGCTGGAGAGTCTGCTGGAGATGCTGAACACTGTGCACTTTAATCCCAAAAGGCAAACTTTTGTGTTCTCTGCCACACTGACCATGGATCACAGCCTGCCCACCCGCCTCctgcaaaagaagaagaagaatctgGACCAGAGGAACAAGCTGGAGGTTCTCATGGAGAAAGTGGGGATTAAGTCCAAGCCCAAAATCATTGACCTGACCAGGAAGGAGGCAACTGTGGAGACCCTGACTGAGACCCGAATCCATTGtcagaaggaggagaaggactTCTACCTTTATTACTTTTTGCTCCAGTTTCCTGGCCGCACCATGGTGTTTGCCAACAGTATAGACTGTATCAAGAGACTGAACTCCCTGCTGGTTATCTTGGACTGTACTCCACTGCCTCTTCATGCCAACATGCACCAGAAACAACGCCTCAAAAACCTGGAAAGGTTTGCTGAGAGGGACAG TTGTGTTCTACTGACTACTGATGTAGCAGCTAGAGGACTGGATATCCCCAATGTTGAGCATGTTATTCACTACCAG GTTCCTAGGACATCTGAGACTTACGTCCACCGGAGTGGCAGAACAGCAAGAGCCACCAAAGAGGGTCTCAGTTTGCTGCTAATAGGCCCAGACGACATGATGAACTTCAAAAAAATCTACAAGTCTCTTGGGAAGGACGAGGAGCTTCCCATGTTCCCCATTGAGATAAAATGCATGGAAGCCATCAAG GAGCGGGTGAACTTGGCAAGAAGGATAGAGAAGATTGAGTTCCACAACGGCAGGGAAAAGCAGCACAACTCCTGGTTCAGACAAGCAGCCGAGGCCCTGGAGGTGGACCTGGATGATGATCTTTTAATTG GCAGAGCCGGGGATGAGGAAGGGGACAGAGAGCAGCAGAAGATGGTGAAGGGGATGAAAAAGCATTTGAAGCATCTGATCTCCCAGCCTGTATTTAAGAATTTGATAAAGACCAGGTACCCCACTCAAATGGGAAAGCTCTCCCTGCCTCACATGCCTCTAGCTGGGAGAGAAAGTGCCCTCACCAAGGTTTCAATACAGGAGAAGAGACGGAAGTCACCACAGCAGAAAAAGCAGAAGAAAGAGCAGCAGTGA
- the LOC144535723 gene encoding protein Z-dependent protease inhibitor-like, with protein MAVHKMKMGFMFIVTYMCFLAPVHQAHLPSPTISDLSFKNMDFAMNLYRNISSYHDKNIFFSPLSISTSFAALLMASDGVTHEEILKGLNLEELEWADQPELIPTLFQLLHKGIVQNGSLKLDQGMALFMRQQFAVKEIFKGQIKRFFDADIKSVDFADTKGSISFINEYIKHKTEDKVTEMISTLDATTQLMLINTIFFQGAWQMPFNPNLTENAPFYIDNYNIVQVPMMFLEDKFYFMEDVPLGARVLKLPYQEGVSMLILLPNKGMDYTVIDDGITAERFLSWIKKLQKIKLEVNMPKFKMEESYSLHNILPDMGMASIFSNHANLTKLSKEEGLKVSEVLHKAVIEVDETGTIAAAATTTGIIAYSLPRTFTVNRPFFFFIYHEDTNCILFMGRVIDPTTN; from the exons ATGGCGGTACACAAAATGAAGATGGGATTTATGTTTATTGTAACCTATATGTGCTTTCTTGCTCCTGTCCACCAAGCGCACCTTCCAAGCCCCACCATCTCAGACCTTTCCTTCAAAAATATGGACTTTGCCATGAACCTATACAGAAATATATCCAGCTATCATGACAAGAACATCTTTTTCTCACCTCTGAGTATTTCCACCAGCTTTGCTGCTCTCTTAATGGCTTCTGATGGTGTCACACATGAGGAAATACTGAAGGGACTCAACCTGGAGGAGCTGGAGTGGGCTGACCAGCCAGAACTTATCCCAACACTCTTTCAACTCCTTCATAAGGGAATCGTACAGAATGGATCACTGAAACTGGACCAAGGCATGGCCCTCTTTATGCGCCAGCAGTTTGCGGTGAAGGAGATATTTAAAGGCCAAATCAAGAGGTTTTTCGACGCTGACATCAAAAGCGTAGACTTTGCGGACACAAAAGGCAGTATCAGCTTCATCAATGAGTATATCAAGCACAAGACTGAAGACAAAGTGACAGAGATGATTTCCACCCTGGATGCAACGACCCAACTCATGTTAATCAACACAATTTTCTTCCAGG GAGCATGGCAGATGCCTTTCAACCCCAATTTAACTGAAAACGCACCGTTCTACATTGACAACTATAATATCGTGCAAGTGCCGATGATGTTTTTAGAGGATAAGTTCTACTTCATGGAAGATGTTCCTCTTGGTGCCAGGGTGCTGAAGCTACCATACCAGGAAGGTGTTTCCATGCTTATCCTGCTCCCCAACAAAGGCATGGACTACACTGTAATTGATGATGGGATCACTGCTGAGAGGTTCCTCAGCTGGATCAAAAAGCTGCAGAAAAT CAAACTGGAGGTCAACATGCCCAAATTCAAGATGGAGGAGTCATATTCCCTGCACAATATTCTACCAGACATGGGCATGGCCAGTATCTTCAGTAATCATGCCAATTTGACAAAGCTGAGTAAGGAAGAAGGCCTCAAAGTGTCTGAG GTGCTGCACAAGGCTGTGATCGAGGTAGACGAGACAGGGACCATTGCAGCAGCTGCCACAACAACTGGCATTATTGCATATTCCTTACCCAGAACCTTCACTGTCAACAGaccatttttcttcttcatataCCATGAAGACACAAACTGTATTCTGTTCATGGGCAGGGTGATTGACCCCACCACAAACTAG